A single Vibrio sp. YMD68 DNA region contains:
- a CDS encoding L-lactate dehydrogenase: MKIGVIGAGSVGVGICNYLLTLGSVSELVVLDQNLERAEGEVLDFRHTAALTFSKNTHILASDDYLSLIGADIVVITAGAQIKQGQTRMDLAEINAKIGVDIALKVSRVAPKATLIVVSNPCDIVTHCIVKNTDFPAHKVISSGCVIDTARLMSIVANRVNLDPKNVFGYVLGEHGSNCFTPKSLISIAGQPADYYCDTNHLARIDADELLDSVKQAGYEIFKRKQNTTHGIAASVFRIIQAIKIDERSVLPIATLINGEYGLKDVVMSLPTIVGKNGAESILIHPFTKPELEELHSIAANISNDVAVVAKATGLKH; encoded by the coding sequence ATGAAAATCGGCGTGATAGGTGCTGGCTCAGTGGGTGTTGGAATTTGTAATTATTTACTCACACTGGGAAGCGTGAGTGAACTCGTGGTACTCGATCAAAACCTAGAACGAGCAGAAGGTGAAGTGCTGGACTTTCGACACACAGCAGCGCTGACCTTTTCTAAAAATACCCATATTTTGGCAAGCGACGACTATTTGTCTCTTATTGGCGCAGATATCGTCGTTATTACCGCAGGGGCGCAAATTAAGCAGGGACAAACACGGATGGATTTGGCAGAAATTAATGCCAAAATTGGTGTTGATATCGCTTTAAAAGTCAGTCGAGTCGCGCCCAAAGCAACGTTGATTGTTGTCAGCAATCCATGTGACATTGTCACACATTGTATTGTTAAAAATACCGATTTCCCAGCCCATAAAGTCATCAGTAGTGGTTGTGTTATTGATACAGCGCGATTGATGTCTATCGTGGCAAATCGAGTTAACTTAGACCCAAAGAATGTATTTGGCTATGTACTTGGCGAGCACGGCAGCAATTGTTTTACGCCAAAAAGCTTAATTAGCATTGCGGGGCAACCTGCGGACTATTACTGCGACACCAATCATCTTGCTCGTATTGATGCCGATGAGCTACTCGACTCGGTAAAGCAAGCGGGTTATGAGATCTTTAAGCGAAAGCAAAACACCACTCACGGCATCGCTGCGAGTGTGTTTCGAATCATTCAAGCGATTAAAATTGATGAGCGTTCGGTACTGCCCATTGCGACGTTAATTAACGGTGAGTATGGGCTGAAAGATGTCGTAATGAGTCTGCCTACCATCGTGGGTAAAAATGGCGCGGAGTCCATTTTGATTCACCCATTCACAAAACCAGAGCTTGAAGAGTTACACAGTATTGCTGCTAACATCTCGAACGATGTGGCGGTCGTGGCAAAAGCGACGGGTT